CGATTGCCAGTACATTGAACCCCTTAAAGCCGTCAACGCCGCCACCTGCCTGGCCAAATGTTCCCGGAGGGCTAGGTGACACAATGCGTGAATCGAGAAGATCAAAAATTCCACCGGTATCGGCAAAAAATCCATCTTCCCGGGGTCCGGCAAAAACGGCTTCACCTGAACCAAGTGAAAATACTGCTTGCTTCGTGTAGTCATCCAGGTTTGCAAAAGATGTGGCGCCGGATATTGCAAGGCCTGTTGAGGAATCATTGTACGCCGGCGTTGTTCGCAAACCCACATTCGGTGGAGGTGTGAGTAGACGACTACCTAATACAGTTGAAGCGCTTCCTACTCTAGTCACACGATAAACCTGAGTATAGTTTTGGCGCGCATCTCCTATATTAATGATGGGCCCGATTTGCGTGCCTCTTCCATAAGAAAGGATAGTATTCGGATTCTTGAGTCCCGGAGTTCCCAATGGGTTCACATCAGAGAATCGAAAATCATACCGAAGCACGGCCTCACCAGTGACTGGATTCGCAATATGGATGCTGTACAAAGCATCGTCAGAAAACCGGTCATAAATCACACCATCACCAGGTTCTGAGAACGGGCGGGTGTGCACGATAACATTTAAGACCTTCTGACTTGCGTCATCGTATTTCGTTCCAATAAACGCGTAAACATCGGTGATATTTGTTTGGGGATCCTGCTTGATCAGCGGGGCATCACTATGGCTTGCTCCCCAAAGGGAAACAGGCAGAAAAATGCCGATGATGCCGATTGTCAGCAAAACAAACAAACGTTGAGCAGACTTTTTGTAACTCATTTAAGTACCTCCAAAAATTGAGAACGGTTGTTTGATGCATCGGCATGACATTTTTATATACGGCACGGAGAATACTCTCGGATTGGCCATGTGTTAAATACGGAGCGCCGTCTTACGGCCTGCATTACGGAGCGCAGGCTGAGTTTGTTGAAAAATCAATTGGAGCGCGGACTTCAAGTCCGCAAAAACGTGTTTGCTCGACAAGCATTTTGCGGGCAAGATGCCCGTGCTCCCAGTAGGAGCGCCCGCGATCTGGATTTTTCAACAAGCTCGGCGTCCAGCCTGCATTACGGCATCTTGCCCGCCTCATTCCTCACACCTACTCTTATAGAAAACCTTGAAAAGGAGCAGGCCATGAAAGTTGGAGTCATTGGTTCGGGTGATGTAGCAAAAGTTTTGGGAAGTGGTTTCCTGAAACACGGTCATGAGGTAATGATGGGCACGCGCTCACCTGAAAAATTAGCTGATTGGGTTGTGAAAAATCCTAAAGCTCAGGTGGGCAGCTTTGCCGAAGCGGCTCAATTTGGCGATCTGGTTGCTCTCGCAGTTAAAGGAGCGGTAGCGGCGGATGCTCTCCGTTCCGCCGGCGGGGAGAATCTACATCAAAAATGTGTCATTGATGCAACCAATCCAATAGCCGATGCGCCGCCGGTAAACGGGGTCTTACAATTCTTTACCAACCTCGACGAATCTCTCATGGAGCGTTTACAGCGCGAGTTTCAAAATGCGCATTTCGTAAAAGCGTTCAATTCCGTTGGCAACGCGGCCATGGTGAATCCACAATTCAAAGGAGGAAAGCCGACAATGTTCATTTGCGGGAACGATGAGGAATCAAAAAAGACCGTGGCAGGAATACTGGATCAATTTGGCTGGGAAACCGCCGACATGGGTAAGGCGGAAGCGGCGCGAGCCATCGAACCATTATGCATGCTCTGGTGCATTCCAGGCTTCCTTCGCAACCAGTGGTTCCACGCGTTCAAATTGGTTACTTGATCTATTAAGGGCGCGAAAATAGGAATCTTGATCCGCACAGGAAATTAGCTCCTATATTATGTAGTGAGCACTATTTGTGTTGGAGGTTACCGTGAGCATTCAAAGGCTAAAACTTCTTCCAATTTTCCTGTTTATAGTGAACTCATTTGTGATGTATTTGAGCGCGCAGGAGGAACTTCCGAAGGCGGGCCGATATGCGATTGTTCCCGATCAAAGCAAAATTGAGGTCAAAGCGGGAACTTCCGGAATGCTTGGATTTATGGGACACGGCCACACAATTGCTCCGAAAGTGTTCAGCGGTGAAATGGAACTCAAACCACAAGATAAGATACCTGCAGTGATCTCGATTCGCGTTGATGCGGCCTCCTTAAACGAAACAGCGGAGTTCAAACCGGAAGACAAAACCAAAATTGAAACTCAATTGCACGGAGAGGTGCTTGAGACAAAAACGTATTCCGAGATTTCTTTCCAAAGCACGGGTGTTAAATACACTGCTAGCCCGGGTCATGCTTTCAATGTGCAAATCGAAGGCGACTTAACTTTACACGGAGTCAAAGGTAAAATTACGGTTCCCGCGAGAGTCATCGATGATGGAACCAATTTGCGAGCCACTGGTAAATTTGAGATCAAACGCGCGGACTACAAGATTGAAACAAAATCCGCGGGCGGCGGCACAGTAAAAGTATCAAAAAACCTGGAAGTCAGTTTCGATCTGCTGTTGAAACCTCAGCAATAGTTACTCGGTCCTGAATTTTCGTTCTGAGATGGTCTGGTTTCCGCCTATTTCTTTTGCCAGTACCTCGAATTTGTATTTTTGACCGGATTCGAGAAAATTTGAAGGAACCTTTACGCTGGTTGCATCAGCAGGCAGATCGATTTGGAAGTGACGGAGTGGCCTATCGCCTTCAACAATCACCTGATAGCCTGCGATTACGATTCCGGCCGGAGTTGTAACCGGTTCCCACCGGATCGTGACTTTTTTCGGATCCAGGACATCTCCTTTCTCAGGCGACACAATCTCCGGCCCATCGGGAATGTTGTGAGTCAGTGTGGCTGTACCCACCAGCTCATCTCCCTCATTTGTTGAACCGAAAAACTTATATTCCCCTTCCGGAAAACGGGCCAGAAACTGTGATAATGGCACTTCATCGAGTCCCGGCTCCTCGCTTTCGAAAAATAGTTCGGTCAGGCCCTGTCTCCTTATATTCTTACTGCCCACGACTTCGAAGACCGTATTTCCGCCCGGGTTTTGAATGCTTACTTTTTTCCAACCCTCTGCATCGAGAAAAACTTGAATACCGATGTCTTCATCGGTGGAGTTGAACTCGATGATAATCCTCACATCGGAAAAAGGGATTTCTTCAGCAAACAACTCCAGAGCCGTCAGCGCGATCAACATTCCCACAACCAGCAAACAGAAATACGAATTACCTGTTCCACATTTCATTTCTTTTGCTCCTTGTTGAACAATATACGTTCAGGAACAGATGTTGGGAATGGAACGAACATTACATTTTTGAAAGGTAATAAGTTAGGATAAACTGACCCGCGATGAAGAGCATGAAATTTTCAAAGTTGCCGCGAGAGTTCGTCCAGTTTCGGGTTCGCGCCGACCGTCCGAATTTCATCGGCCGGCGCTTCCAAACGTACCTGACTGGTACCGTTCTTGACGTTGGTTGCGATGAAGCGGTTCTCAGAAATCTGGTTCGGCCGAAAACATATGCGGGTGTTGGAATGACAGAACAATCGGACGTGAAAGTGGATCTTGAGAAGCAGGGCCGCCTCCCTTTCAAGGACGGAACATGGGAAACGGTGCTTTGTCTGGATGTGCTGGAACATCTCAATAATTTCCATGACTTCAGCAACGAAATTTTTCGGGTGGCCAGCCGTTATGTGATCCTCTCCCTTCCGAATTGCTGGAGTCAGGCGCGCAGATCTCTTGCAAAGGGGAAGGGTTCGATCTGGCAATACGGACTTCCACTCACAAAACCGGAGG
This genomic stretch from bacterium harbors:
- a CDS encoding YceI family protein; amino-acid sequence: MSIQRLKLLPIFLFIVNSFVMYLSAQEELPKAGRYAIVPDQSKIEVKAGTSGMLGFMGHGHTIAPKVFSGEMELKPQDKIPAVISIRVDAASLNETAEFKPEDKTKIETQLHGEVLETKTYSEISFQSTGVKYTASPGHAFNVQIEGDLTLHGVKGKITVPARVIDDGTNLRATGKFEIKRADYKIETKSAGGGTVKVSKNLEVSFDLLLKPQQ
- a CDS encoding class I SAM-dependent methyltransferase, whose amino-acid sequence is MKFSKLPREFVQFRVRADRPNFIGRRFQTYLTGTVLDVGCDEAVLRNLVRPKTYAGVGMTEQSDVKVDLEKQGRLPFKDGTWETVLCLDVLEHLNNFHDFSNEIFRVASRYVILSLPNCWSQARRSLAKGKGSIWQYGLPLTKPEDRHKWFFNTEEAWTYLLKQAEVRDVEILEMIALENRRPAINRFWRHLKYPSSRQYLNLYPSTVVCVYGL
- a CDS encoding fibronectin type III domain-containing protein, with translation MKCGTGNSYFCLLVVGMLIALTALELFAEEIPFSDVRIIIEFNSTDEDIGIQVFLDAEGWKKVSIQNPGGNTVFEVVGSKNIRRQGLTELFFESEEPGLDEVPLSQFLARFPEGEYKFFGSTNEGDELVGTATLTHNIPDGPEIVSPEKGDVLDPKKVTIRWEPVTTPAGIVIAGYQVIVEGDRPLRHFQIDLPADATSVKVPSNFLESGQKYKFEVLAKEIGGNQTISERKFRTE
- a CDS encoding NAD(P)-binding domain-containing protein — translated: MKVGVIGSGDVAKVLGSGFLKHGHEVMMGTRSPEKLADWVVKNPKAQVGSFAEAAQFGDLVALAVKGAVAADALRSAGGENLHQKCVIDATNPIADAPPVNGVLQFFTNLDESLMERLQREFQNAHFVKAFNSVGNAAMVNPQFKGGKPTMFICGNDEESKKTVAGILDQFGWETADMGKAEAARAIEPLCMLWCIPGFLRNQWFHAFKLVT